Part of the Candidatus Brocadia sinica JPN1 genome, AGGTAGCAGGTATGTTACTTATTTTAGGCGGGATATTGCTCTTAAAATAGTTTTTTATGAATTATTACAGAAACATCTTCAAAAGTATTAAGATACAACTCATCTCTTATATCTGTCTTTTAACCACCGTTCCGTTATTGTTTGTTTGTGTCGTGGAATATTACAGTAGTAAGAGCGCCATTGAGCAGCGGATGATCGAACAACTGACCTCCATTGCTGACCTGAAAAAAAGTGAGCTGAACAATTGGCTGGAAGAGCGGTTGACCGATACCTCGGTAATTGCCCGCAACAAGGTGCTTGCTGCGGCAGCAACAAGCCTTTTACAGCAGAGGAGAAGATTTGAAAGTATCGATGAGTTGAGAAAATCAGAAGCCGGCCGTATAAATTATGAACGGATTTTAGACAATCTTCATGTCCTGAAGCAGTTTTATAAACATTACAACGTTATCTCTATAATAGACGGTGCAAATGGAGAGGTGGTTATATCCACATACCCCGGGATCGTGGGTAAAACCCTGAGCTCGTTTGGCAGTTATATAGATACCCTCGGGAAAAAAGAGGTAGCCGTGAAGGATATCTACACCTCTGAACTGACCGACCAGAATTGTATGACGTATTTTTGCCCGGTTTGCATGACAGATACCATTACCCTGGAAAGCAGCGATATTATCATTGGCGCCATATTATTGGATGTTAATGTGAAAAACAGCGTTGAACCGGTGATTCGCAACTGGCCAGGAATGGGAACAACAGGAGAAACACTCCTGGTGAGGAGAGAAGGGAATACCATTGTCTATTTAAATGACCTTCGTCACAAGGAGGGAGCGGCCTTGCAATTTATCAGCCCCATCCATTCTACCCTGGATATCCCTTCGGTGTTAAGCTCCGGTGGCGAAGAAGGGATTAAAGAATCTGTAGACTACAGGAATGTTCCCGTACTTTCTGCCTACCGGCACATCCCCGTTCTCAATTGGGGACTTGTGGCAAAACAGGATTTAACAGAGGCATTTGCCCCGGTTGAAAAACTGAAAAACCGCGTTGTCGTGCTGATCTTTGTTTGTATTACCGTTGTCATTGCTCTTGGCGTTTCATTCACCAATCGTATTACGCAACCTCTGTTACAACTGGCGCAGGGGGCGAAGGCTATTGGTTCAGGAAATCTTGACCATCGTATATCGATTCTATCGGAGAATGAGGTGGGTCTTCTTGCCAAAGAATTTAATCACATGGCTGCAAAACTGAAAGAGTCATATTCAAATCTGGAACAAAAGGTGGAGGAACGAACGGCCCAGTTGCTGCGAGCCGAGCGACTCGCTGCGGTAGGTGAGCTTGCAGCCGAGGTGGCCCATGAAATCAATAACCCGTTAGGTGGTTTGCAGAATTTTGCCAGCATGATTGAACATGAACCGGAAAATGTCCCGCAAACAAAGAAGTACGCCACTCTTATGCTGGAAGGACTGAAGCGGGTTGAGTTGATTGTAAAACGTCTTTTAACATTTTCCCGACCCTATACACTTCGTATTTCTGAAAACAATATTAACGTGGTCATAAATAATTCTCTTGAGTTTGTAGAGCACAGGATTGAACCCAGCCTTGTACGTATTCATAAAGAACTTAACGAATCCCTTCCCATGGTTTTCATAGATGTGGATCACGTCTCTATGGTATTCATCAATATGATGGTTAATGCCCTTGAGAGTATGCCAGACGGGGGAACACTGACCATAAAGACAGATACTTGCAAGAGACATGAAGGGTGTGTTACCGTTTATATTAGTGACACCGGATGCGGTATCCAGGGAGAAATTATGGATAAGATTTTCGAGCCCTTTTTTACCACGAAGAACAAAGAAGGTGAAAAAGGGCTGGGGATGGGATTGGCAATATCGAAGAGGATTATCGAGGATCACGGCGGGGAAATCCGTATAGAAAGTCACGTGGGGGAAGGGACTACCTTTCTGGTATGCCTTCCCAGTCGCAGAGGAGAGTGAACATTTTCAAATGAAAAGCAAAATACTTATTGTTGACGATGAAAAACTTATGCGTGTATCCCTTGAAGACAAATTGGTGAAAGAGGGATATGCCGTCGCTTGCCTGTCAAATGCCATTGAAGGTCTCAAGGTACTACAATCAACAAACTTCGATGCGGTAATAACCGATGTACGACTGCCTAAGATAGATGGTATAGAATTTTTGAAGGAAATAAAAAAGTTATCTCCGGATACCATTGTTATCATCATGACTGCCTATGGTTCCATTGAAAATGCGGTTCTAGCGATGAAAGAAGGGGCATATGACTACGTGACAAAGCCTTTTTCCCTGGAAGAATTACTGATTAAACTCAGGAAGGCACTCAAACACAAAGATGTGGTTGCAGAGAACATCTTACTAAAACAGCAGGTACTGAGCCAATACGGTTATGATAATATGATCGGAAAGAGCGATGCTATGAAGCACGTGTTTGAAATTATAAACACGGTGTCCAATCGTGATACCACAATCCTTATTCAAGGAGAGAGCGGTACCGGAAAGGAACTTACAGCAGGGGCTATTCATTACAATAGTAACCGGCGGAATGGGCCTTTTATAAAGCTCAGTTGCGCCTCTTTAAACAAGGAAATCCTGGAAAGCGAACTCTTTGGACATGAGAAGGGTTCTTTTACCGGCGCGATAAAAACGAGGCGAGGCCGTTTTGAACTCGCCGATGGGGGCACGATATTTCTCGATGATGTAGATGATATTCCATTAGAAATGCAGGTGAAACTCCTGCGAGTCCTTCAGGAACGGGAATTTGAACGCGTTGGAGGGGAAGAAACGATTCCCGTCAATGTCCGCGTTATCTGCGCAACCAAAAAAGACCTGAAAAAGCTTGTCCAGGAAGGGCGGTTTCGTGAAGACCTGTATTATCGGCTCCATGTAGTCACTCTTCATCTTCCACCCTTAAGGGAAAGGAAGGAAGATATACCGCTCCTGGTAAATTACTTTATGAAAAAAT contains:
- a CDS encoding sigma-54-dependent transcriptional regulator translates to MKSKILIVDDEKLMRVSLEDKLVKEGYAVACLSNAIEGLKVLQSTNFDAVITDVRLPKIDGIEFLKEIKKLSPDTIVIIMTAYGSIENAVLAMKEGAYDYVTKPFSLEELLIKLRKALKHKDVVAENILLKQQVLSQYGYDNMIGKSDAMKHVFEIINTVSNRDTTILIQGESGTGKELTAGAIHYNSNRRNGPFIKLSCASLNKEILESELFGHEKGSFTGAIKTRRGRFELADGGTIFLDDVDDIPLEMQVKLLRVLQEREFERVGGEETIPVNVRVICATKKDLKKLVQEGRFREDLYYRLHVVTLHLPPLRERKEDIPLLVNYFMKKYAAQQRVVINSISQEALHLLLLYNWPGNIRELENAVEHAVAFCTSGAILSKNLPQNLTQGETSSGIFPVELSTIDSLDLQETLSEAERKLLLWAYQKTNGNQVRMSEILRIPRTTLQNKLVKYNITKTHIPATEQT
- a CDS encoding sensor histidine kinase is translated as MNYYRNIFKSIKIQLISYICLLTTVPLLFVCVVEYYSSKSAIEQRMIEQLTSIADLKKSELNNWLEERLTDTSVIARNKVLAAAATSLLQQRRRFESIDELRKSEAGRINYERILDNLHVLKQFYKHYNVISIIDGANGEVVISTYPGIVGKTLSSFGSYIDTLGKKEVAVKDIYTSELTDQNCMTYFCPVCMTDTITLESSDIIIGAILLDVNVKNSVEPVIRNWPGMGTTGETLLVRREGNTIVYLNDLRHKEGAALQFISPIHSTLDIPSVLSSGGEEGIKESVDYRNVPVLSAYRHIPVLNWGLVAKQDLTEAFAPVEKLKNRVVVLIFVCITVVIALGVSFTNRITQPLLQLAQGAKAIGSGNLDHRISILSENEVGLLAKEFNHMAAKLKESYSNLEQKVEERTAQLLRAERLAAVGELAAEVAHEINNPLGGLQNFASMIEHEPENVPQTKKYATLMLEGLKRVELIVKRLLTFSRPYTLRISENNINVVINNSLEFVEHRIEPSLVRIHKELNESLPMVFIDVDHVSMVFINMMVNALESMPDGGTLTIKTDTCKRHEGCVTVYISDTGCGIQGEIMDKIFEPFFTTKNKEGEKGLGMGLAISKRIIEDHGGEIRIESHVGEGTTFLVCLPSRRGE